Genomic DNA from Salinibacter pepae:
CGTATCGCGCCTCGTAATCCGCCGCGATGAGCTCGCGGAGCTCCTCCATGCCGGCATTGGAGGTATAGCTCGTGCGCCCGTTCTCCAGCGCGTCGACGCCGGCCTCCAGCGCCGCGTCCGGCGAGTCAAAGTCCGGCTCCCCGATGCCGAGCGAGATTACATTGTCCATCGTGGCGGCAATGTCGAAGAACCGGCGGATGCCGCTCGGGGGCGTCTCACGCACGCGATCGGAGACGTACGTATCGAGATCGGGGGCAGTGGCGGGGGCAGCCATAGAACAGGTTTTGGGGCTGAGGTCAAACAAGCGGTTGGTGTAGGTGCGTACTCTGTCCCTCCCGTGAGGTTCAGTTCGTCCCCGGCGATGCCGACCGGGCGCCGGACAGCGGATTGTACTTTGAAGTTCTCGGCACCTAGGTTTGAAACGCACTGTTCCCCTCCAAATTGTCTCTCTTTGTGTCTGGTATGCCCGATACGTTCGAAAACTACATTGGCGGCCGCTGGACCGGCGCTGCCTCGCAGGCCACCTTCGACAATCGAAACCCCGCCGACCCCGACGACCGCATCGGCGAATTCCCGGAGTCGGCCCCCGCCGACGTCGACGCCGCCGTGCAGGCGGCCCAAGACGCCTTCTCGGACTGGGGCAGCACCCCCGCCCCGGACCGCGGGAAGATTCTGAAAGCCTCCGGCGACCTGCTCGCGGAGCGAAAAGACGAAATCGCCCGCTCGATGACCCGCGAGATGGGCAAGCCCTTCTTCGAGACGAAGGGCGATGTGCAGGAGGCCATCGACACGGCCTACTACGCGGCCAGCGAAACGCGACGGCTGTTCGGCACCACGGTCCCGAGTGAGCTGCCCGACAAGATGAACATGGCCATCCGTCGCCCGCTCGGGGTGTGCGGCATCATCACGGCCTGGAATTTTCCCGTCGCCGTGCCGTCCTGGAAGATCTTCCCGGCCCTTGCCGCCGGCAATACGATCGTCTTTAAGCCGAGCGAGGACGCCCCGCACAGCGGCCTGCGCTTCGTGCAGACGCTGATCGACGCGGGCATTCCGGATGGGGTCATCAACGTGGTCCATGGCGCGGACGAGGCGGGGCAGGCGCTCGTGGAGCACCCGGAGGTCGACGCCATCGGCTTCACCGGATCCTACGAGGTCGGCACCGCGATTGCCGAGACCTGCGGCCGCCTCAATACGCCGGTGTCCCTGGAGATGGGCGGCAAGAACCCGATGATCGTGATGGACGACGCCGACCTCGACCTCGCGCTGGAGGGCGCCATCTGGGGCGCCTACGGCACCACGGGCCAGCGGTGCACGGCCACCAGCCGCCTCATCTGTCACGAATCGGTGCACGACGAGCTCGTGGCGATGATTCGGGACGAGGCGGAGGCGCTCGTCCTCGGTGATGGAAACGACGCGGACACCGACGTGGGGCCCCTCATCAATCGGGCCGCCGCGGAAACGGTGCACCGGTACGTCGAGATTGGGCAGGACGAAGGGGCCACCCTGGAGATGGGCGGCGC
This window encodes:
- a CDS encoding aldehyde dehydrogenase family protein, translating into MPDTFENYIGGRWTGAASQATFDNRNPADPDDRIGEFPESAPADVDAAVQAAQDAFSDWGSTPAPDRGKILKASGDLLAERKDEIARSMTREMGKPFFETKGDVQEAIDTAYYAASETRRLFGTTVPSELPDKMNMAIRRPLGVCGIITAWNFPVAVPSWKIFPALAAGNTIVFKPSEDAPHSGLRFVQTLIDAGIPDGVINVVHGADEAGQALVEHPEVDAIGFTGSYEVGTAIAETCGRLNTPVSLEMGGKNPMIVMDDADLDLALEGAIWGAYGTTGQRCTATSRLICHESVHDELVAMIRDEAEALVLGDGNDADTDVGPLINRAAAETVHRYVEIGQDEGATLEMGGAPASVDGLDGHFYEPTLFTDVTPDMTIAQEEIFGPVLATFEVGSYDEAVTVANDTQYGLSSSIYTQDVNKSFRAMRDLEAGITYVNGPTIGAEAHMPFGGVKDTGNGQRDGGYAAFEFWTEHKTLYVDYSGQLQKAQMDSVED